One region of Polaribacter pectinis genomic DNA includes:
- a CDS encoding YybH family protein, which produces MKVLKFITLLTLFLLTVNLTNAQDTSNIKDKKEVKSVMKAYKDAIQNLTTEGTFELFTPDAIIFEQGKLEGTYKEYISHHLGPELGHFKSFTFSDYAIQTTVNSPYAFTTENYIYTIVLKANKTKSTKERTIKSKGVATSILQKIDGKWKIIHSHTSFKKLKI; this is translated from the coding sequence ATGAAAGTACTTAAATTTATTACTCTATTAACTCTTTTCCTTTTAACAGTTAATCTTACGAATGCACAGGATACTTCTAATATTAAAGACAAAAAAGAAGTAAAATCCGTAATGAAAGCTTATAAAGATGCAATACAAAATTTAACAACAGAAGGCACTTTTGAACTTTTTACACCAGATGCTATCATATTTGAGCAAGGAAAATTAGAGGGTACATACAAAGAATACATATCGCATCATTTGGGGCCAGAATTAGGACATTTTAAAAGTTTTACTTTTTCTGATTATGCAATTCAGACAACTGTAAATTCTCCATACGCCTTTACAACTGAAAATTATATCTACACAATAGTTTTAAAAGCTAATAAAACCAAAAGCACAAAAGAACGAACTATTAAAAGTAAGGGAGTAGCTACATCAATATTGCAAAAAATAGATGGAAAATGGAAGATAATTCATTCTCACACCTCATTTAAAAAACTAAAAATCTAA
- a CDS encoding APC family permease: protein MLKENTQKLSLLGSVSLGTGVMIGAGIFVLMGQIAELVGDLFPIAFIAGAVVVGFSSYSYVKFSNAYPSSGGVAKFLTKAYGPGTAAGSFSLLMYISMVVAESLVAGTFGAYTLRLFPQEYAGYASILGVVLIGTAYIINISGNKIIEATATFTAIIKIVGIALLAISGLIISGLPTITGNYIPTNSQPLPEGFGFVAALALSILAFKGFTTITNQGGDIKNPHKNVGRSIIISIAVCTIIYVILALSVAGALSIDEIIIAKDYALAAAAKPIFGEWGSILTIFLAIIATVSGVIASVYSASRMLGMLSKMKQVPNLNRIKNLKNPALIFTVSLAILLTILFDLTRIASIGAIFYLIMDIAIHWGLFRYLKKEVKFNPIIPIIAIFMDIVILSAFIYLKYVNDPFVLIVAGIGIVLVFLFQFVFMKSHTDKDGNMHMEMKMGDEEMMKM, encoded by the coding sequence ATGTTAAAAGAAAATACTCAAAAACTATCTTTATTAGGCTCTGTTTCGTTAGGTACAGGAGTAATGATTGGCGCTGGTATATTCGTGTTAATGGGGCAAATTGCAGAATTAGTAGGTGATTTGTTTCCAATCGCATTCATTGCAGGTGCAGTTGTAGTAGGTTTTAGTTCTTATTCTTATGTTAAGTTTTCAAATGCCTATCCATCTTCTGGTGGTGTCGCAAAATTTTTAACAAAAGCGTATGGGCCTGGAACTGCTGCTGGTTCTTTCTCTCTATTAATGTATATATCAATGGTGGTTGCAGAAAGTTTAGTTGCTGGTACTTTTGGCGCTTATACTTTACGTTTATTTCCACAAGAGTATGCTGGTTATGCATCCATATTAGGTGTAGTTCTTATTGGTACAGCTTATATCATAAATATTTCTGGTAATAAAATTATTGAAGCAACTGCTACTTTTACTGCAATTATTAAAATAGTGGGTATTGCATTGTTAGCAATTTCTGGATTGATTATTTCAGGCTTACCTACAATAACAGGAAATTATATACCAACCAATAGTCAACCATTACCCGAAGGATTTGGGTTTGTAGCTGCATTGGCACTATCAATTCTTGCTTTTAAAGGGTTTACAACGATTACAAATCAAGGAGGAGATATTAAAAATCCACACAAAAATGTTGGTCGCTCTATAATTATTTCAATTGCAGTTTGTACAATTATCTATGTTATTTTAGCATTATCAGTTGCAGGTGCATTAAGTATTGATGAAATTATTATAGCAAAAGATTATGCATTGGCAGCAGCTGCAAAACCAATATTTGGCGAATGGGGTTCTATTTTAACTATTTTTCTTGCAATTATTGCTACAGTTTCTGGAGTAATTGCTAGCGTTTATTCTGCTTCAAGAATGTTAGGAATGTTAAGTAAAATGAAACAAGTACCTAACCTAAATAGAATTAAAAATCTCAAAAACCCTGCGCTAATTTTTACGGTTTCTTTGGCAATACTTTTAACAATTCTATTCGACTTAACTCGAATAGCTTCTATTGGTGCTATCTTTTATCTAATAATGGATATTGCAATTCATTGGGGGCTTTTCAGGTACCTTAAAAAAGAAGTGAAATTTAATCCAATTATTCCAATAATAGCAATATTTATGGATATCGTTATTTTATCAGCATTCATTTATTTAAAATATGTAAACGATCCTTTTGTACTCATAGTAGCGGGTATAGGAATTGTTCTTGTTTTTCTTTTTCAATTTGTTTTTATGAAATCTCATACAGATAAAGATGGGAATATGCATATGGAAATGAAAATGGGTGATGAAGAAATGATGAAAATGTAA
- a CDS encoding potassium channel family protein produces MPKENTVEKSKSTDFYKQLFKKVILTTSIVIASSLSYTLWIVVDSDSIFLPFLIVSLAFFKTIFIVKLTFTQLSKIIGESHQLTHVLTLFGILFILIVLSFSADYQALYVLNSENFKFETIPNNSFFLQFFEFLYFSFITFSSVGYGDIVPISIAGKLIVILEVVLSFFVLVFGISKINRIHINK; encoded by the coding sequence ATGCCTAAAGAAAACACTGTAGAAAAATCTAAAAGCACAGACTTTTACAAACAACTATTTAAAAAAGTAATACTTACTACCAGTATAGTTATTGCTTCATCTTTAAGTTATACCTTATGGATTGTTGTAGATTCTGACAGTATATTTCTACCTTTTTTAATTGTTAGTTTGGCATTTTTTAAAACCATTTTTATTGTAAAGTTAACTTTTACACAATTAAGCAAAATAATAGGAGAAAGTCATCAACTTACTCACGTTCTTACTTTATTTGGGATCTTATTTATTTTAATTGTGCTATCATTTTCAGCAGATTATCAGGCTTTATATGTATTAAATTCAGAAAATTTTAAATTTGAAACGATTCCAAATAACTCGTTTTTCTTACAATTTTTTGAGTTTTTGTATTTCAGTTTTATAACTTTTTCTTCTGTTGGATATGGAGATATTGTACCCATTTCTATAGCAGGAAAACTAATTGTTATTTTAGAAGTTGTTTTAAGCTTTTTCGTTTTAGTTTTTGGTATTTCAAAAATCAATAGAATCCATATAAACAAATAA
- a CDS encoding universal stress protein, with amino-acid sequence MKNILVPTDFSDNCQKAAHLAIKMAVLYKAEIHFLHQLHTPVDWVKLNKTDEHNYPEILKKIGKAKNSLRGLDKEAVDKGLTSRTFLEFISDNNAIATHTHDFHHDFIITGSKGTEKGFLNEILGSNVQNIIRKAHVPILVVKDEKVTFPFKNIVFVSDFNLDEVSAFERVLNLAKKINAKIHLLHINTDSISNNINNGLQSIKKFVKQFPKLENFEMHIYNSSTVLGGIENFEESNDVDLIAMNSHMRDGVFSVFSKSIAESVTNHSKKPIIITHL; translated from the coding sequence ATGAAAAACATTTTAGTTCCAACAGATTTTTCAGATAACTGTCAAAAAGCAGCACATTTAGCAATAAAAATGGCTGTTCTTTACAAGGCTGAAATTCATTTTCTACACCAACTACATACACCAGTAGATTGGGTGAAACTTAATAAAACTGATGAACATAATTACCCAGAAATACTTAAAAAAATTGGGAAAGCTAAAAACAGCCTAAGAGGATTAGATAAAGAAGCAGTAGATAAGGGGTTAACCTCTAGAACTTTTTTAGAATTCATCTCAGATAACAATGCTATCGCCACACATACGCACGATTTTCATCACGATTTTATAATAACTGGTAGTAAAGGAACAGAAAAAGGTTTTCTGAATGAAATTTTAGGTAGTAATGTCCAAAACATTATTCGTAAAGCACACGTGCCTATTTTGGTTGTGAAAGATGAAAAAGTAACATTCCCTTTTAAAAATATAGTCTTTGTTTCAGACTTCAACCTAGATGAGGTTAGTGCTTTTGAAAGGGTTTTGAATCTAGCAAAAAAAATCAATGCTAAGATTCATTTACTTCATATAAATACAGATTCAATTTCTAATAACATAAATAATGGATTACAATCCATAAAGAAATTTGTTAAACAATTTCCAAAATTAGAAAATTTTGAAATGCATATTTATAATTCATCTACTGTACTAGGTGGTATTGAAAATTTTGAAGAATCAAATGATGTGGATTTAATTGCAATGAATAGTCATATGAGGGATGGTGTTTTCAGTGTTTTTTCTAAAAGCATTGCAGAAAGCGTGACAAACCATTCAAAAAAACCGATAATCATAACACATCTTTAA
- a CDS encoding heme-binding domain-containing protein: protein MKTVKIILLILLVAFVGIQFVPTERNQTDIVPVTDFMLVNNVPNNIKNKLQVSCYDCHSNNTKYPWYNKIQPIAWFLEEHIKDGKKELNFSEWGSLTNRRKVSKLRSIIKQIESGEMPLNSYTLIHKDAKFSSEETNEIINFIAQLKDNL from the coding sequence ATGAAAACTGTTAAAATCATATTGTTGATTTTATTGGTCGCTTTTGTGGGAATTCAATTTGTACCCACAGAACGCAACCAAACTGATATTGTACCAGTAACCGATTTTATGTTGGTAAATAATGTGCCAAATAATATAAAAAACAAGTTGCAAGTATCTTGTTATGATTGCCATAGTAACAACACTAAATACCCTTGGTATAATAAAATACAACCAATTGCTTGGTTTTTAGAAGAACATATTAAAGATGGCAAAAAAGAATTAAATTTTAGTGAATGGGGTTCTTTAACAAATCGGAGAAAAGTCAGCAAATTACGATCAATTATTAAACAAATAGAAAGCGGAGAAATGCCATTAAATTCTTACACGTTAATTCATAAAGATGCAAAATTCTCAAGCGAAGAAACGAATGAAATAATCAATTTTATCGCCCAATTAAAAGATAATTTATAA
- a CDS encoding DUF3347 domain-containing protein, with protein MKTVRTTTAILAVVLITFTAVSCKNNKKEQIKKEENHSKMKHDNSDGHHDGEKKEMTMNGNEKGNSEAILTAYFNLKDALVSDDEAKAKELGASLEKKLENLDISKYTDAQKLELKDIIKDAKEHAEHISKSPIAHQREHFKVLSKDMIDIVAITGTSNKLYEQYCPMYDKGSAWLSMNEEVRNPYYGSKMLKCGKVQREIN; from the coding sequence ATTTTAGCAGTAGTGTTAATAACATTTACAGCAGTTTCTTGTAAAAACAACAAGAAAGAACAAATTAAAAAAGAAGAGAATCATTCAAAAATGAAGCATGATAATAGTGACGGCCATCATGATGGAGAGAAAAAAGAAATGACTATGAATGGCAATGAAAAAGGAAACTCTGAAGCAATTTTAACCGCTTATTTTAATTTAAAAGATGCATTAGTTTCTGATGATGAAGCAAAAGCAAAAGAACTTGGTGCTTCATTAGAAAAAAAATTAGAAAATTTAGATATTTCTAAATATACTGATGCTCAAAAATTAGAATTAAAAGATATTATTAAAGATGCAAAAGAACATGCAGAGCATATTTCTAAAAGTCCGATAGCACATCAAAGAGAGCACTTTAAAGTTTTAAGTAAAGACATGATAGATATAGTTGCTATAACTGGTACTTCTAATAAATTATATGAGCAATATTGTCCAATGTACGATAAAGGAAGTGCTTGGTTAAGTATGAATGAAGAAGTGCGTAACCCTTATTATGGGAGCAAAATGCTAAAATGCGGAAAAGTACAAAGAGAAATTAACTAA